CTGCGGGGAGGCGACGGCGGCGAAGCTCAGTTCGCCGGACTCCTGGTCGACCAGCGCCTGGGGGAGCGCCTCCTGGGAGCTGACGAGGTTCGCCAGCCAGGCGAGCCAGCCGACGAGCGCCGTCCCGAGGATGCCGATGATGATCGAACCGGTGATCCCGCGCGCCCACAGCATGAACGTCACCACGAGCCCGACGAGCCCGAGCAGCGCGGCGGGCGACTGGGCGATCGGCGCGAGTTCGACGAGCACCGCCTCGTCCCCGACGACGATTCCCATCTCCTGGAGGCCGATGAACAGCAAGAACACCCCGATCCCGGCGCCGACGGAGAACTTGACGGGTTCCGGAAAGAGGCTGATGACGTACTTGCGGGCGCCGACGGCGGTGATCAGAATAAAGATGATCCCCTCGACGAAGACGGCCGCGAGCGCCGTCTGCCAGGGAACGCCGAGCCCGATGACGACCGTGTAGGCGAAGAACGCGTTCAGCCCCATCCCCGGCGCCAGGCCGAACGGCCGGTTCGCCCAGAACGCCATGACGGCGATCGCCGCGACCGACGCGATGATCGTCGCGATCGCGATCATCTGGACGACCTCGATGTACGCGTATCCCGGTATCTCTATCGCGTCCGCCAGGATGAACGGGTTGACCAGAATAATGTACGACATCGCGAGGAACGTCGTGATCCCCGCGATCGTCTCCGTCCGCACGTCGGTATCGTGTTTCCCGAGTTCGAAGTACCCCATCTTGGACGTTCGAGCATAGATACAGTGGTGATTTAAACGTTCCCGTCCGTCTTTGGCAATATCTATACACAGAGGTGTATACCCCATCTCGACCGCACCGTCACGCGTGTGGTTCTTCGAACGGCGGAGTCGGGCCAGTCGCAGGAACGACCGCCTCGAGCGACGTCACGCTCGAGAGAGTACGGTCGACGGTGTGACGAAACCAACGTATTTGTCCCCCGGTCGCGTACCGTTCTGGCATGAAGTTTGTTATCGTGGGGTACGGCCGGGTCGGCTCGCGAACGGCACGTATTCTGGACCAGGAGGGCCACGACGTCGTCGTCGTCGACAACGACTCCGAGCGCGTCGAACGCGCCGAGCAACAGAGGTTCGACGCCTACGAGGGCAGCGGCGACGACGAGGAGATCCTCCTCGAGGCCGGTATCGAAGACGCGGCGGCCATCGGCGCGCTGACGCCCGACCTCAACGTCAACTTCGCGGCCTGCATGGTCGGCACCCACCACGACTGTCGGACCGTGTTGCGGATCGACGAGGACTACCGGGAGGACATCTACGAGA
Above is a genomic segment from Natrononativus amylolyticus containing:
- a CDS encoding NCS2 family permease; translation: MGYFELGKHDTDVRTETIAGITTFLAMSYIILVNPFILADAIEIPGYAYIEVVQMIAIATIIASVAAIAVMAFWANRPFGLAPGMGLNAFFAYTVVIGLGVPWQTALAAVFVEGIIFILITAVGARKYVISLFPEPVKFSVGAGIGVFLLFIGLQEMGIVVGDEAVLVELAPIAQSPAALLGLVGLVVTFMLWARGITGSIIIGILGTALVGWLAWLANLVSSQEALPQALVDQESGELSFAAVASPQYDITPLLGAFIEGMRDIDPVTFTLVVFTFFFVDFFDTAGTLIGVSQFGGFLDEEGDLPEMERPLMADAVGTTVGAMVGTSTVTTYIESSTGIEEGGRTGLTALVVGALFLVSLIAIPLIALIPAYASFIALVVVGIIMLQGVLDVDWNDPAWAVSAGLTITIMPLTYSIANGLAAGIIAYPLIKSAMGEHRDVSLGQWAIAAALVGYFYVYTSGMLG